The nucleotide sequence ATCAACGCGAACGACGTGCGCTGCTCGCACGGCTCCACGACCGGCCCGGTAGACCAGGAAGCCCTCTTCTTCCTGCGCTCGCGCGGCATTCGCAGGGAGATCGCCGAAAAGATGCTGGTGACGGCCTTCCTCGAGGACGTGCTCTCGCGCGTGCCGCTGCAGAGCGTCGTGAAGTACATCGAGGGGATCATCGCGGAGAAGGTCGGGGCGGCGTAAGGCGGACGCTCAACCCTAGCGGTCAGCTTGCGGGCTGGCCGCTTCGCGTTGAATGACCTGACCCAGTACCGCGAAGGGCACCCGCTCAAGCCCCCACCCTTCCAAAGCAGCCAGAGCAATGATTTTTGGGTGGGGAAACGGGCATTCAGGCGGCCGGTCGCGCAGACGAGGAAAAACCACTGTTCGGGATCGAGTGGATCGGCACTCGCCCGCTCCTGCGCCGTGAAGACGCAGAAGACATACACAGCCGCCGAGCGGGTGGCCTCCGCCGCAGACACGTTGGTCTCGGCGTCCCACCCACGCTTTGGCCCGATGCCGAAGCGAAGCTGGCTGGGTTGCCTTTGCGCCCATGTCTGGAGATAGGCTGCTGACTTCACCTCAATCTTCAGGCCGTCGTCAGTTCGCAGGTCGTAGGCATCTCACTCGACGCGGGACCCTCGCCACGAGATCTTCCGCCAGTACGCCCCGCTGCGTGTTGGACAGAAAGTCTGAGGAAGCCCAGCGCCAGAAGTCCAGTGGCTCGACCCGGCTCATACCGGCTCCTTTCCCCACCCCGGCACCCGCCCAATCCTCTCCCGCGCCGCCTCCACGTCCGTCTCCTCCGGGCGACACAGGTCCCACGCTCGTCCCCCGGCATAGGCGCCGATCACCAGCAGGTCAGCGGAGCTCCCATCATTCCTATGCCCCGTTCCGGCGGGCAGGAGGAGCACGTCTCCCTCTCCCACCTGCACCTCAAGGCCACCCTCGCCGCCGAGGGTGAGGCGGGCCTGACCGCGGGCCATGACCAGGACCTCGTGGGCCGTGGAGTGGTAGTGGTGGAAAGGGGAGATCCCGTTGCGCCAACTGTTCGTCCAGCCACGTTCAGCGAGGTGCTCCTCGATCTGGGTGGGCGTGTGTCCCCTCAGGGCGGCCCGGTAGAGGCGAACGGGCTGGGGACTATTGGGAACAGCGCGACCGGGCACAAGCTGCAGCAACTCGGGGGGCATGCCCCAGGGTAATCCCACGGCCTCAACGACAAGGGGCCGGAACCCCTCTCGGGAGTCCCGGCCCTGGGTGCCTGCGGCTTACTGGCCCTGATTGGCCCGCTCGCTCGCCTCTTCGGTGTCCTGCTGGGCCTGGCTCTCCGTCTTGACCTCTTCAACGCTGGCCGCACCCTCCAGCACAGCTTCAGCCGCCTCGGGCGAGATCTCACCCGCCGCGACCAAGCCAGCGACCTGCGCCGCCTGCTGCTCGGCGGCAAGCTCCTCGGCGGTGAGGCGGGGCGGCAGCACGCTGATCACCACCAGGTCCTCTTCCACGGCGAGCTTGACGCCCTCGGGCAGCTTGATCTGCCCAGCCGTGACGTGGTCACCGATATTCAGGGCAGTGACGTCCACCGTGATTTCCTGGGGGATACGGCGCGGGCCGGGGGCGATGACGTTCAGGTTATGCACAACCACATCCACCAGGCCGCCCTGAATCTCACCCTGAGCCTTGCCGGTGGTGTGGACGGGCACGGTAACCTCGACAGGTTGGCCGTAGGTCACCATGTAGAAGTCGGCGTGGATGGCCTCGCGGCGGCGCTTGTCCATCTGCACGGTCTTGACCAGCGCGGGGAAGGTCTCGCCACCCTCGATCACGATGTCAAAGAGGCCGGTCGTGCCCTGCTGACGGAAGGCGCGGTCAAACGCCTTGCGCTCGATGGCAAAGGTGACGTTCTTCTCCTTGCTGTAGGCGACGGCGGGAATCATACCGGGTGCCAGCTTCTCCTGGCTCTTGCGGGGGGTGGCTCTTAGTTCCATGTGCTGTTTTTCCTCCGGGAAGGCTTTGGCCGCCTCGGGCGCGCCGCGCCGGCCGGGGAAGGCGGCGTGGGCGGGGGCCAAGCAACCCTGGCAGTGTAGCAAAACTTGGAGCGGGTGTGGTTTTCGGCCCTCTCTCCCCTCTGCTAGAATCGTGCCTGTTGCCGCGCGGCGGGCTGGTACGGCGCTTGCCCCGGTGAAACTTGCCCCTGTGAAAAAGGAGAACCCATGATCAGCGTGACTGAACTGCGCAACGGCACCAAGGTGGAGATGGACGGCGGGCTGTGGGAGTGCCTGGAGTACTCCCACCTCAAGATGGGACGCGGCGGCGCCAAGGTGGTGACCAAGTTCCGCAACATGGAAACCGGGGCCATCGTGGACCGCACCTTTAACAGCGGCGAGAAGCTCCAGGACATCTATGTAGAGGGCAAAAAGATGCAGTACCTCTACAAGGACGGTCAGGACTACGTCTTTATGGACCTGGAGACCTTTGATCAGGTGTACCTGCCCCCCAGTCTGGTTGGAGACGCCGCCAAGTTCATGAAGGAGAACACCGAGGTGGAAGTGGCGATGTACGGTGACAAGCCCCTGAGCATCACCCTCCCCAACCAGGTGATTCTCAAGATCGTGCAGACCGACCCCGGGGTGCGCGGCGATACCGTCTCGGGCGGCACCAAACCCGCCACCCTGGAAACCGGCGCCGTCGTGCAGGTGCCCCTCTTTGTCGAGCAGGGCACCGACGTGAAGGTCGATACCCGCACCGGCCAGTACCTCAGCCGCGCCTGATGACCGCGCCCGACGCCGCTCCCAGCCGGTCTGGGGCGGCGTTCGCTTTTGCAGTTAGACTCAGTTCAGCCTAACGACCGTTCGGGAGCGGGTAACAGCCTGGTCTGTCTCTCTCACGGCATGATGGGCGCAGCAGATTTCACTTCATCAGGAGGGACCATGAACCCAGACGATCTCAAAAAGATTCTCGATGCCCTCAGCGCTGCCGACGTGCGCGAGTTTAGCCTGACGACCGGCAGCTTTGCCCTGGACCTCAAACGCGGCCCGGTTGCGGTGAGCAGTCCCGCAGCGGTCCAGAGCGTCCAGAGCGCGCCGCTGCCCGCACCCAGCTTCCAACCGGCTCCGGCCCCGGTCAGCGCTCCGGCACCCGCCGCGCCCGCCGCCGAACTGCCGGCCGCCCCCGCGCCTGCTGCCGAGCAGACTGCAGAAGCGCCCAAAAGCACGAGCAAGGGCACGCCCGTCAAGGCGCCCATCGTCGGGACCTTCTA is from Deinococcus sp. YIM 77859 and encodes:
- a CDS encoding cupin domain-containing protein encodes the protein MPPELLQLVPGRAVPNSPQPVRLYRAALRGHTPTQIEEHLAERGWTNSWRNGISPFHHYHSTAHEVLVMARGQARLTLGGEGGLEVQVGEGDVLLLPAGTGHRNDGSSADLLVIGAYAGGRAWDLCRPEETDVEAARERIGRVPGWGKEPV
- the accB gene encoding acetyl-CoA carboxylase biotin carboxyl carrier protein, which encodes MNPDDLKKILDALSAADVREFSLTTGSFALDLKRGPVAVSSPAAVQSVQSAPLPAPSFQPAPAPVSAPAPAAPAAELPAAPAPAAEQTAEAPKSTSKGTPVKAPIVGTFYAASSPDAPPYVKVGDTVSPGQVLCIIEAMKLMNEIEAEVGGTVREILVKNAEPVEYGQTLFIIE
- a CDS encoding 50S ribosomal protein L25/general stress protein Ctc, whose translation is MELRATPRKSQEKLAPGMIPAVAYSKEKNVTFAIERKAFDRAFRQQGTTGLFDIVIEGGETFPALVKTVQMDKRRREAIHADFYMVTYGQPVEVTVPVHTTGKAQGEIQGGLVDVVVHNLNVIAPGPRRIPQEITVDVTALNIGDHVTAGQIKLPEGVKLAVEEDLVVISVLPPRLTAEELAAEQQAAQVAGLVAAGEISPEAAEAVLEGAASVEEVKTESQAQQDTEEASERANQGQ
- the efp gene encoding elongation factor P, with protein sequence MISVTELRNGTKVEMDGGLWECLEYSHLKMGRGGAKVVTKFRNMETGAIVDRTFNSGEKLQDIYVEGKKMQYLYKDGQDYVFMDLETFDQVYLPPSLVGDAAKFMKENTEVEVAMYGDKPLSITLPNQVILKIVQTDPGVRGDTVSGGTKPATLETGAVVQVPLFVEQGTDVKVDTRTGQYLSRA